The Ranitomeya imitator isolate aRanImi1 chromosome 8, aRanImi1.pri, whole genome shotgun sequence genome window below encodes:
- the LOC138648161 gene encoding uncharacterized protein, which yields MSVLEKSHETTPVVEESQETTPVLEESHETMPVLEEPQETMPVLEESHETMPVLEKSHETTPVLEESQETTPVLGESHETTPVLEESQETMPVLEES from the coding sequence ATGTCTGTCCTGGAAAAGTCACATGAGACTACACCTGTCGTGGAAGAGTCACAAGAGACtacgcctgtcctggaagagtcacatgagactatgcctgtcctggaagagccacaagagactatgcctgtcctggaagagtcacatgagactatgcctgtcctggaaaagTCACATGAGACtacgcctgtcctggaagagtcacaagaAACTACACCTGTCTTgggagagtcacatgagactacgcctgtcctggaagagtcacaagaaactatgcctgtcctggaagagtcataa